One Melitaea cinxia chromosome 20, ilMelCinx1.1, whole genome shotgun sequence DNA segment encodes these proteins:
- the LOC123663592 gene encoding uncharacterized protein LOC123663592: MRSRSPCDSDSSRARLWKRKRDREEDTSDDTDDKSTAGKCHTARRGRGRPPTTGQYVGLAKAKADYLKQCERELELEAESEAIEISKRVRASRSNINTEGGSISGECSITDLHRKAQEYVEAILTVTKISKNLKGTSKKALNESAEGIGEVLGALYHRTTNDEVRQLREANERLEAENVQLRSEISELRQSVADIRRELGSTSTPAPPANENGLIDRIMAGVGAMLDSRLAKLEESGRLLPEAPEARKGPPAASKKIATSPPQTGVTTLTPPANPAPKSASQSAKKTKKKKKAGAATQVAAPNEPRPLPPAPAALTEGWNVVARKGRKAGPPKNQPQPQNKGVPAKKPKTPKLRLPRSAAVQLTLLPGSTRTYAEVLGAIKADGLIASMGVETRYRVSQTGARRFELPGTGNKEKAEELARRIKAVVGEDVAVTRPEKCADLRVAGLDDSVTPQELAGVIAKAGGCAEESIKVGEVRQNFAGVGTAWVRLPVEAAKKVVDGRRLLVGFVSASVSLLKARPQQCYRCHEVGHVAAKCDKGVDRSGQCYRCGKEGHIRRQCTAEACCPICQAEKKPAGHSLVACPRNKAGRRKKAAPKNKTRAPPANRAGEVTMDTQL; encoded by the coding sequence ATGAGGTCGCGGTCACCGTGCGACTCCGACTCGTCTCGCGCTCGGCTCTGGAAGCGGAAGCGCGATAGGGAAGAAGACACGTCAGATGACACTGATGATAAGTCCACGGCAGGAAAGTGTCACACGGCGCGCAGGGGTCGTGGCCGACCGCCCACGACAGGGCAATATGTTGGCCTCGCCAAGGCCAAGGCCGACTACCTCAAGCAGTGCGAGAGGGAGCTCGAGCTTGAGGCCGAAAGCGAGGCCATTGAGATCTCAAAGAGAGTGAGAGCTTCGCGCTCCAATATCAATACGGAAGGTGGGTCGATTTCGGGAGAATGCTCGATAACAGATCTGCATCGGAAGGCCCAGGAATATGTCGAGGCCATTCTCACCGTGACGAAGATTTCCAAGAACCTCAAGGGGACAAGCAAGAAAGCCTTAAATGAGTCCGCCGAGGGTATAGGCGAAGTACTCGGCGCCCTATACCACCGAACGACGAATGACGAGGTCAGGCAGCTGCGGGAGGCCAACGAGCGCCTAGAAGCGGAGAACGTACAGCTCCGCTCGGAGATCTCCGAGCTGCGACAGAGTGTAGCCGACATCAGGCGTGAGCTGGGCTCGACGTCCACTCCAGCCCCTCCCGCGAATGAAAACGGACTGATCGACCGCATCATGGCTGGGGTGGGCGCCATGCTCGACTCCCGCCTGGCGAAGCTGGAGGAGTCTGGCAGACTCCTGCCTGAAGCGCCTGAAGCGCGAAAAGGACCACCGGCGGCTTCGAAGAAGATCGCAACGTCGCCGCCGCAGACAGGGGTCACAACGCTGACTCCGCCAGCGAACCCGGCCCCAAAGTCTGCAAGTCAGTCTGCCAAGAAGacgaaaaagaagaagaaggcggGTGCGGCTACCCAAGTCGCTGCGCCCAACGAGCCTCGCCCCCTACCACCTGCTCCGGCCGCTCTGACGGAGGGGTGGAATGTGGTGGCGAGGAAGGGAAGAAAGGCGGGGCCGCCCAAAAACCAGCCCCAGCCCCAGAACAAAGGTGTGCCGGCTAAAAAGCCAAAAACGCCGAAGCTGCGATTGCCGCGATCGGCGGCGGTGCAGCTGACGCTGCTGCCGGGCAGCACGAGGACCTACGCGGAGGTCCTCGGTGCCATAAAGGCTGACGGCCTTATAGCGAGCATGGGCGTCGAGACTCGCTATAGGGTCTCTCAGACCGGCGCGCGCAGGTTCGAGCTGCCTGGCACCGGCAACAAGGAGAAGGCCGAGGAGCTTGCCCGGCGCATCAAAGCGGTCGTCGGCGAGGACGTGGCGGTCACTCGGCCGGAGAAGTGCGCCGACCTGCGGGTGGCCGGGTTAGACGACTCGGTCACTCCCCAGGAGTTGGCCGGCGTGATCGCCAAGGCGGGAGGATGCGCCGAGGAATCCATTAAAGTGGGCGAAGTGCGGCAAAACTTCGCTGGCGTTGGGACGGCCTGGGTTCGCCTGCCGGTAGAGGCGGCGAAGAAAGTGGTCGACGGGCGCCGCCTACTCGTCGGATTCGTGTCGGCGAGTGTGTCCCTACTGAAGGCGAGACCTCAGCAATGTTATCGCTGCCACGAGGTTGGGCACGTGGCAGCGAAGTGCGACAAGGGGgtggaccgcagcggccagTGCTACCGCTGCGGCAAGGAGGGGCACATTCGCCGGCAGTGTACTGCTGAAGCTTGCTGTCCCATATGCCAGGCGGAGAAAAAACCGGCTGGGCACAGTCTAGTTGCGTGCCCTCGCAATAAAGCGGGAAGGAGAAAGAAGGCGGCGCCCAAAAATAAAACCCGCGCGCCGCCTGCCAACAGAGCTGGGGAGGTGACAATGGACACCCAATTGTAG
- the LOC123663593 gene encoding uncharacterized protein LOC123663593: MALYGAPVFADALASRDNKALLRRPQRAIAVRAIRGYRTVSWTAATLLAGDPPWELQAEMLARVYAAKSSLRAGEGQVRSTDRAMDIRAQAQRALMIKWEESLGSPAAGTVTVDAIRPHLSRWVQRRHGVLTFRLTQVLTGHGCFGKYLHQIARREATPACHECGAPIDTARHTLEECTAWDPQRRALVAVIGGDLALSSVVRSMLGSARSWSAVASFCEEEGTCASGKGESLRASSDARCPFDSGEGTLCYCDSPHMGVDVVPGKGGATSARNTDSDNSLRSGGSNEPSLSRTGLPSRDRKGRFLSRQKGPSKGQDKGGNRFAVLAADDKTDTDTDMVSGSPDRHIALTGRRKRPSSSTFASGRDGSDTEAEGAGLAKINTARRGKARGTTAGPSREKFLKPAPVRPEPVNILIDNESDVGSSIVDDVVALNAQELRARAGEGLAVILEVARKSGNLKGEFVAKLKRSATDLSEVVDAFASRTEADEVRRLRAENRRFRIEIEAMKTELKAMRRGFAEAKTEAAANAAAAAAAAANASVAGPPATLPVAAMLEEFKHSLTCSLGDMMNVRLAQIEERLPPAPSVRPQLGAGGPRRPETAATTSAAPSTVAREETWATVVKRGKGKRKGKGKSSAPPSTPAVEGRTAAPAVKPTGKPAAASSARPAAKPTAKPTKQPGRPATKATVKAKFKAPKTAAVVVQLQPAAVEKGQTYDSIFRSAEDTVKLEELGIERILFRHTATGARMLEIPGSDKEEKADRLASRLREALSDVATVVRPVKTAQVRISGLDDTATPERVAAAVAKATSSDVGTVRVGAIRSGFGGMGSTVVTCPVSVAKALTEGGRLLIGWSSVRVSALEALPMRCFKCMGLGHTRPKCPASVDRGDLCFKCGNAGHKVASCPEKTPRCVVCAEGGKPSGHIMCGRRCRPATSKGKGALGTRAPRETASQTAADGVAPPAAAGEVEVVMSDVIHGLLRHHSFLQANLNHCARAQDLLTQSMAQWMIDVAVVCEPYWVPPQPNWLGDLDGTVAVALGSSATRPLALVERGSGYVVVTWGEYAVIGLYFSPNRSLADFEVFLDTVRAAVCRQSPRAVIVLGDFNAKSRAWGNPNTDARGRAVEDWALLSGLSLLNVGNVQTCVRLRGGSVVDLSFASPAIARRVTDWRVEEGVETLSDHNYIRFGVSTPSSSADRSRGPSRLPRWALSRLDVEAAREAAIVQRWANHRDADGASVDELACRFRRSLANVCDAAMPKVGRRPLGRRAVYWWSPEIAELRAASMTARRAYQRCRRRSARDPALEAELRDAYRTAKQALQHAISRGKDAAWKELLAGLNRDPWGRPYRAARSKLRAQGAPVTETMPPDLLWRTVSELFPHRPVHVPPTMATPSPSSRTEFDPPSPPGISEGEMDTALERLRAKKTAPGPDGVPGRVLYIALEHLRGELRGLFDKCLASGQFPKPWKTGRLCLIRKEGRPVDSPSAYRPIVLLDETAKLFEKILADRLVRHLDESGPGLSNAQYGFRAGRSTLDALNALRSLSAEVVASGDVLLAISLDVSNAFNSIPVETIVEALKYQDVPPYLQSLLEAYLREREVLWEGGDGRLYRRRVECGVPQGSVLGPTLWNVGFDWLLRTPLPPGLSVICYADDTLLTARGGSFEEAAGLARTGATIAVGRIEALGLRVSLSKTEALLFHGPRRGPPRGARVVVQGVEIAVKAQMKYLGLTLDGRWSFGPHFRELAPRLEKAAAALGRLLPNVGGPDSPCRRLYVGIVRSMALYGAPVFADALASRDNKALLRRPQRAIAVRAIRGYRTVSWTAATLLAGDPPWELQAEMLARVYAAKSSLRAGEGQVRSTDRAMDIRAQAKRALMIKWEESLGSPAAGTVTVDAIRPHLSRWVQRRHGVLTFRLTQVLTGHGCFGKYLHQIARREATPACHECGAPIDTARHTLEECAAWDPQRRALVAVIGGDLALSSVVRSMLGSASLSARQRAVGFSANLCPGWCARCHRVPPTRNGMGPQGQRRRSLQKNFLDSCDFGNGEGVAPLVFTE; encoded by the exons ATGGCACTGTACGGTGCCCCCGTGTTCGCCGACGCTCTCGCGTCTCGCGACAACAAGGCCCTCCTGCGGAGACCCCAGAGGGCCATAGCGGTGAGAGCGATACGGGGATACCGTACGGTGTCGTGGACGGCGGCCACGCTTCTCGCGGGCGATCCGCCCTGGGAACTCCAGGCGGAGATGCTCGCGAGAGTGTACGCGGCAAAGTCGAGCCTCAGAGCTGGAGAAGGGCAGGTCCGTAGTACGGACCGAGCGATGGACATCAGGGCTCAAGCTCAGAGGGCCCTGATGATCAAGTGGGAGGAGAGCCTGGGGTCTCCGGCGGCGGGCACGGTGACGGTGGACGCGATACGTCCACATTTAAGTCGCTGGGTCCAAAGGCGGCACGGGGTGCTGACCTTCCGCCTGACGCAGGTGCTTACCGGGCATGGTTGCtttggtaagtacctgcaccagatCGCGAGGAGGGAAGCCACCCCTGCCTGTCACGAGTGTGGTGCTCCGATTGACACGGCGCGCCACACGCTAGAAGAGTGCACCGCCTGGGATCCTCAGCGGAGGGCCCTCGTGGCGGTCATCGGCGGAGACCTCGCGCTGTCGAGCGTGGTCCGCTCCATGCTCGGCAGCGCGAGGTCCTGGTCGGccgtggcctccttctgcgaagaa GAGGGTACCTGCGCCTCCGGCAAAGGAGAATCCCTCCGTGCATCTTCGGATGCACGCTGCCCGTTCGATTCTGGGGAGGGCACCCTTTGTTACTGTGATTCGCCCCATATGGGCGTTGACGTTGTGCCCGGGAAGGGCGGTGCGACCTCTGCAAGAAATACGGACTCCGATAACAGCCTTCGGAGTGGCGGCTCAAACGAGCCGTCACTCTCGAGGACTGGTCTCCCCTCGCGAGATCGCAAGGGGAGATTCCTCTCACGCCAAAAAGGCCCTTCTAAGGGCCAGGACAAAGGTGGAAACCGTTTTGCGGTTCTGGCTGCGGACGACAAAACGGACACCGATACAGACATGGTTTCGGGATCCCCTGACAGGCATATTGCCTTGACGGGACGGCGGAAGCGACCCTCATCCTCGACCTTCGCGTCTGGGCGTGACGGTTCGGACACGGAGGCCGAGGGCGCGGGCCTCGCTAAAATTAACACGGCGAGAAGGGGAAAGGCGAGAGGAACCACGGCGGGTCCTTCCCGCGAAAAGTTCCTCAAGCCAGCACCTGTCCGGCCGGAACCCGTAAACATACTCATCGACAACGAGTCCGACGTCGGCTCGTCGATCGTAGACGACGTTGTTGCGCTCAACGCGCAGGAACTCAGGGCGCGCGCGGGCGAGGGACTCGCCGTAATACTAGAGGTTGCCCGGAAATCCGGGAACCTCAAAGGCGAGTTCGTCGCAAAGCTGAAGAGGTCCGCGACGGACCTGAGCGAGGTGGTCGACGCCTTTGCCTCTAGGACCGAGGCCGATGAAGTGAGGCGGCTCCGAGCGGAGAACCGCCGCTTCAGGATCGAAATAGAGGCAATGAAAACGGAGCTGAAGGCGATGCGGCGCGGCTTCGCCGAGGCGAAGACGGAAGCGGCCGCtaacgccgccgccgccgccgccgccgctgccaACGCCTCAGTCGCCGGTCCACCTGCGACACTTCCGGTGGCGGCCATGCTAGAGGAGTTCAAGCACTCCTTGACCTGCTCGCTGGGCGATATGATGAACGTCCGGCTGGCGCAGATCGAGGAGAGGCTGCCGCCGGCTCCGTCGGTCCGCCCCCAACTGGGAGCTGGTGGACCTCGACGCCCTGAGACGGCGGCCACtacgtcggcggccccctccaCGGTTGCCCGGGAGGAAACCTGGGCAACAGTGGTTAAAAGAGGGAAGGGCAAGAGGAAGGGGAAAGGGAAGTCCTCCGCCCCTCCATCTACACCTGCAGTCGAAGGCCGGACTGCCGCCCCTGCGGTGAAGCCGACTGGCAAGCCAGCCGCGGCGTCGTCCGCGCGACCGGCCGCCAAGCCGACCGCCAAGCCGACCAAGCAGCCCGGAAGGCCGGCAACAAAGGCGACGGTTAAGGCCAAATTCAAGGCCCCGAAGACTGCGGCAGTCGTCGTCCAGCTGCAGCCGGCGGCTGTAGAGAAGGGTCAAACTTACGACTCCATCTTCCGGTCGGCTGAAGACACCGTGAAATTGGAGGAACTGGGGATCGAGCGCATCCTCTTCCGTCATACGGCGACGGGAGCGAGGATGCTCGAGATCCCCGGTTCCGACAAAGAGGAGAAGGCCGACCGGCTCGCCAGCCGGCTCAGGGAGGCCCTCTCGGACGTGGCCACTGTCGTCAGGCCCGTTAAGACCGCGCAGGTGCGCATCTCGGGCCTGGATGACACGGCCACTCCCGAGAGGGTGGCGGCGGCGGTCGCGAAGGCGACATCGTCCGACGTCGGCACGGTGAGGGTCGGGGCGATCCGCTCCGGCTTCGGCGGCATGGGCTCCACCGTCGTAACCTGCCCCGTCTCGGTTGCGAAAGCGCTGACCGAGGGGGGCAGGCTACTGATCGGCTGGAGCTCGGTGCGAGTGTCGGCCCTGGAGGCGCTCCCCATGCGCTGCTTTAAGTGCATGGGGTTGGGCCACACGCGCCCGAAGTGTCCGGCGTCTGTCGACAGGGGCGACCTCTGCTTTAAATGCGGGAACGCGGGGCACAAGGTCGCCTCCTGCCCGGAGAAGACACCGCGCTGCGTGGTGTGCGCCGAGGGAGGTAAACCCTCGGGGCACATCATGTGCGGCCGCAGGTGCAGGCCTGCGACCTCGAAAGGAAAGGGGGCCCTCGGAACCCGGGCCCCCCGAGAGACCGCAAGCCAGACAGCCGCAGACGGCGTTGCCCCCCCGGCCGCGGCGGGGGAGGTGGAGGTTGTGATGTCTGATGTGATCCATGGATTACTCAGACATCACAGCTTCCTCCAAGCCAATCTCAACCACTGCGCCAGGGCTCAGGACTTGTTGACCCAGTCCATGGCGCAGTGGATGATCGATGTGGCCGTCGTCTGCGAACCGTACTGGGTTCCCCCCCAACCGAACTGGTTGGGGGATCTCGACGGCACGGTGGCGGTCGCACTAGGCAGTTCCGCTACCCGCCCCCTCGCACTCGTGGAGCGCGGCTCGGGATACGTCGTGGTGACGTGGGGAGAGTATGCGGTCATCGGCCTCTACTTTTCCCCCAACCGCAGCCTGGCGGACTTCGAGGTCTTCCTCGACACCGTCAGAGCTGCGGTATGCCGACAATCGCCGAGAGCCGTGATAGTTctcggcgacttcaacgccaagtCCCGAGCCTGGGGCAACCCGAACACGGATGCGAGGGGGCGGGCCGTCGAGGATTGGGCCCTCCTCTCTGGTCTGTCACTCCTGAACGTTGGAAACGTTCAGACGTGCGTGCGATTGCGCGGGGGTTCCGTGGTGGACCTCTCGTTCGCCAGCCCCGCAATCGCGCGGAGAGTGACAGACTGGAGAGTGGAGGAGggggtggagactctctcggaccaCAACTATATCAGGTTCGGAGTCTCCACCCCGTCCTCGTCAGCAGATCGGTCGAGGGGCCCGAGCAGGCTACCCCGCTGGGCCCTAAGCAGGCTCGACGTCGAGGCGGCGCGCGAGGCCGCAATCGTCCAGCGGTGGGCGAACCACCGCGACGCCGATGGTGCCAGCGTGGATGAGCTGGCTTGCCGCTTTCGTAGGTCGTTGGCCAACGTCTGCGATGCGGCCATGCCGAAGGTCGGCCGCCGCCCGCTAGGACGGCGGGCGGTGTACTGGTGGTCGCCCGAAATAGCGGAGCTCCGTGCGGCCAGCATGACCGCCCGCCGGGCGTATCAACGCTGTCGGAGGCGCAGCGCCAGGGATCCGGCTCTGGAGGCGGAGCTGCGGGATGCATACCGCACGGcaaagcaggccctgcagcACGCCATCAGCCGAGGGAAGGACGCCGCCTGGAAGGAGCTGCTGGCGGGTCTAAACCGAGATCCATGGGGCCGTCCCTATCGCGCTGCGCGAAGCAAGCTTCGCGCGCAGGGCGCCCCCGTGACGGAAACGATGCCGCCGGATCTCCTCTGGCGGACGGTGTCGGAACTGTTTCCGCACCGTCCCGTACATGTTCCCCCGACGATGGCGACGCCGTCGCCGTCTTCTCGGACCGAGTTCGACCCGCCCTCCCCACCCGGCATCTCGGAGGGGGAGATGGATACGGCCCTCGAGCGTCTCAGGGCCAAGAAGACGGCGCCGGGGCCGGATGGTGTTCCGGGGCGAGTATTGTATATCGCCCTGGAACACCTGAGAGGAGAACTTCGGGGACTGTTCGACAAGTGTCTAGCTTCCGGGCAGTTCCCGAAGCCGTGGAAGACGGGCCGGTTGTGCCTGATACGTAAGGAGGGCCGACCTGTCGACTCTCCCTCCGCGTACAGGCCGATCGTGCTGCTGGACGAGACGGCCAAACTCTTCGAGAAGATTCTCGCGGACCGTCTCGTCCGGCACCTCGACGAGTCGGGGCCGGGTCTGTCGAACGCTCAGTACGGGTTCAGGGCGGGCCGCTCCACCCTGGACGCTCTGAACGCCCTTAGGTCCCTCTCCGCGGAGGTGGTGGCCAGCGGAGACGTTCTCCTGGCCATCTCGCTGGACGTgtcgaacgccttcaacagcatTCCTGTTGAGACGATTGTGGAGGCACTGAAGTATCAGGACGTGCCTCCATATCTCCAGAGtctgctggaggcgtacctccgCGAGAGAGAGGTCCTATGGGAGGGGGGCGACGGCCGACTGTATCGCCGTCGCGTcgagtgcggcgttccgcagggctcCGTCCTCGGACCGACCCTGTGGAACGTCGGCTTCGACTGGCTGCTGCGGACGCCACTGCCGCCCGGGCTCAgtgtcatctgctacgcggacGACACTCTGCTGACGGCCCGGGGCGGCAGCTTCGAAGAGGCGGCCGGTCTGGCGCGAACCGGCGCGACGATAGCGGTCGGCCGCATCGAGGCACTGGGCCTGAGGGTCTCCTTGTCGAAGACGGAGGCCCTCCTCTTCCACGGCCCACGAAGAGGCCCCCCCCGAGGTGCGCGTGTGGTCGTACAGGGGGTGGAGATCGCCGTCAAGGCCCAGATGAAATATCTCGGCCTAACCCTGGACGGCCGGTGGAGCTTCGGTCCGCACTTTAGAGAGCTCGCTCCGAGGCTCGAGaaagccgccgccgcgctgggcAGACTTCTGCCCAACGTAGGCGGCCCGGACTCGCCATGCCGACGTCTATACGTCGGCATAGTTCGCAGCATGGCACTGTACGGTGCCCCCGTGTTCGCCGACGCTCTCGCGTCTCGCGACAACAAGGCTCTCCTGCGGAGACCCCAGAGGGCCATAGCGGTGAGAGCGATACGGGGATACCGTACGGTGTCGTGGACGGCGGCCACGCTCCTCGCGGGCGATCCGCCCTGGGAACTCCAGGCGGAGATGCTCGCGAGAGTGTACGCGGCAAAGTCGAGCCTCAGAGCTGGAGAAGGGCAGGTCCGTAGTACGGACCGAGCGATGGACATCAGGGCTCAAGCTAAGAGGGCCCTGATGATCAAGTGGGAGGAGAGCCTGGGGTCTCCGGCGGCGGGCACGGTGACGGTGGACGCGATACGTCCACACTTAAGTCGCTGGGTCCAAAGGCGGCACGGGGTTCTGACCTTCCGCCTGACGCAGGTGCTTACCGGGCATGGTTGCtttggtaagtacctgcaccagatCGCGAGGAGGGAAGCCACCCCTGCCTGTCACGAGTGCGGTGCTCCGATTGACACGGCGCGCCACACGCTAGAAGAGTGCGCCGCCTGGGACCCTCAGCGGAGGGCCCTCGTGGCGGTCATCGGCGGAGACCTCGCGCTGTCGAGCGTGGTCCGCTCCATGCTCGGCAGCGCGAG CCTGAGCGCCAGGCAGAGGGCGGTCGGGTTTTCGGCCAACCTCTGCCCGGGTTGGTGCGCGCGGTGCCACCGCGTGCCACCCACTAGGAACGGGATGGGCCCGCAAGGGCAACGCCGCCGGAGTTTGCAGAAGAATTTTCTTGATTCCTGCGACTTCGGCAATGGCGAGGGAGTGgcgccgctggtttttactgagtag